A window of the Streptomyces formicae genome harbors these coding sequences:
- a CDS encoding hydroxyacid dehydrogenase, giving the protein MSDLTPRRPLGLLAMNPQVAEGVLPADLRTRIETLLHIDPTAVIDDFRDPQAAAALARAEVLVSCWGCPPLDEETLAGAPRLRVVIHAAGSVKGLAIPEDRWGRSLRVSSAAAANALPVAQYTLGAILLAGKRSFGLAANYRTHGTYGFRAYPTSSDTGNTGRTVGVVGASRIGRIVLELLRPHGFRLLVADPHLDAAEAASLGAELTGIDDLLRRSDIVTLHAPLLPETQGLIDDRRLGLMRDGAILINTARGGLVDTDALVRHCAGRVPGRTGRIDAVLDVTEPEPLPTDHELFSLPNVLVTPHIAGALGRELRLLGEFAADEVERFVQGRPLLGEVTVADLPSIA; this is encoded by the coding sequence TTGTCCGACCTGACACCAAGGCGCCCCCTGGGGCTCCTGGCGATGAACCCCCAAGTCGCCGAGGGGGTGCTCCCCGCCGATCTGCGCACCCGCATCGAGACGCTGCTCCACATCGATCCCACGGCCGTCATCGACGACTTCCGCGACCCGCAGGCCGCCGCGGCACTCGCCCGCGCCGAGGTGCTCGTCTCCTGCTGGGGCTGTCCTCCGCTCGACGAGGAGACCCTCGCCGGGGCGCCCCGGCTGCGGGTGGTGATCCACGCCGCCGGAAGCGTGAAGGGACTGGCGATCCCGGAGGACCGGTGGGGGCGTTCCCTGCGGGTGTCCTCCGCGGCCGCCGCCAACGCGCTCCCGGTCGCGCAGTACACGCTGGGCGCGATCCTGCTGGCGGGCAAGAGGTCATTCGGCCTGGCAGCGAACTACCGGACGCACGGGACGTATGGATTCCGGGCTTACCCCACCAGCTCGGACACAGGGAACACCGGCCGCACCGTGGGTGTGGTCGGGGCCTCCCGGATCGGACGCATCGTCCTGGAACTGCTGCGGCCGCACGGGTTCCGGCTCCTGGTGGCCGACCCGCACCTGGACGCCGCGGAAGCGGCCTCGCTCGGCGCCGAGCTCACCGGCATCGACGACCTGCTGCGCCGCTCGGATATCGTCACCCTCCACGCGCCGCTGCTGCCCGAGACCCAGGGCCTCATCGACGACAGGCGGCTCGGCCTGATGCGCGACGGCGCCATCCTGATCAACACCGCACGCGGCGGCCTCGTCGACACCGACGCGCTGGTCCGGCACTGCGCGGGCCGGGTGCCTGGCCGCACCGGCCGCATCGACGCCGTCCTCGACGTCACGGAGCCCGAGCCGCTGCCGACCGACCACGAACTCTTCTCTCTGCCCAACGTCCTCGTCACCCCTCACATCGCCGGGGCGCTCGGCCGGGAGCTGCGGCTCCTCGGCGAATTCGCCGCCGACGAAGTCGAACGCTTCGTGCAGGGCAGGCCGCTGCTCGGCGAAGTCACCGTCGCCGACCTCCCGTCGATCGCCTGA
- a CDS encoding nucleotidyl transferase AbiEii/AbiGii toxin family protein, with product MPELHTRLLADVIALGSPYPLVLTGGYAVRAHRLVNRPSQDLDVATENPAPMADIAAVLRSGLEARGWKVHALETAPLSARFTVSDPVTGQECEVDILKEIFWRPVAQSPYGPVLAEEDVIGTKVRALADRGAPRDLIDVFAASRRWTNAELEEFGRRHARGRFEREDLQANLTGAEWTDDEAFVAYGLDDATVTALRAWAVEWADDLAARLLEEAHDPDIGGALRVLLPGCGSSR from the coding sequence ATGCCGGAGCTGCACACGCGGCTCCTGGCGGATGTGATCGCCCTCGGCTCCCCGTATCCACTGGTCCTCACCGGCGGATATGCCGTGCGGGCCCATCGCCTCGTGAACCGCCCCAGTCAGGACCTCGATGTCGCCACCGAGAACCCGGCACCGATGGCCGACATCGCGGCCGTGCTCCGTAGCGGCCTGGAAGCCCGCGGCTGGAAGGTGCACGCGCTGGAGACGGCCCCGCTGTCCGCCCGCTTCACCGTGTCCGACCCGGTCACCGGGCAGGAGTGCGAAGTCGACATCCTCAAGGAGATCTTCTGGCGGCCTGTCGCCCAGAGCCCGTACGGGCCCGTCCTAGCGGAGGAGGACGTGATCGGGACCAAGGTCCGCGCCCTGGCCGACCGTGGAGCGCCACGCGATCTCATCGACGTGTTCGCAGCGTCGCGCCGCTGGACCAATGCCGAGCTCGAGGAGTTCGGTCGCCGTCACGCCCGTGGCCGCTTCGAGCGGGAGGACCTGCAGGCAAACCTCACGGGCGCAGAGTGGACCGACGACGAAGCGTTCGTCGCCTATGGGCTCGATGACGCCACCGTCACCGCGCTGCGCGCTTGGGCCGTAGAGTGGGCCGACGACCTCGCGGCCCGCCTCCTCGAAGAGGCCCATGATCCGGATATCGGAGGCGCCCTCCGCGTGCTACTTCCGGGTTGCGGTTCAAGCCGCTGA